One genomic segment of Rubripirellula amarantea includes these proteins:
- a CDS encoding DUF1552 domain-containing protein, whose amino-acid sequence MTTTRIHRRTLLRSITGTIVGLPVLEEMFSSAAIASEAVEPPVRAFNVFFGLGIPSPLQSEGYDGVLEPLSELKDKLLIMRGVDHVRCDQSGINAHYDGASAAFTATPPNGEARAGGASIDQVVRRSAYPNGQPAGVTPTLVAGTFFRRSRVGRFVHSYNADGSVAATIQERPRDLFSRVFGSMKGESSDESETRMKQSVLDAVTDQYKYFCGPTSPLGNASRQRIADHLDRVREYEQRAFADRALDPDENRSAVKLPPASKVAHGGKADPGGEGLDMALDELTHEWRLMADLYALAVEMDRVRFGSLTFLAAGERLRMTGDYHYNNEHRFTFNDSQQLGAGGSGGCSHEFWHRFTEKKKNEALRAHAHMKMREVAYFLKKLDAVQEPNGKSILQNSMLTISTESGDGRHSDVKRELSGVFHAITEANGRFKSGKIIDAGREGIDIYNTMLQRMGAQDKLGPDDRELQTVESILA is encoded by the coding sequence ATGACGACGACGCGAATTCATCGCCGCACTTTGTTGCGATCCATCACGGGAACCATTGTCGGACTCCCTGTGTTAGAGGAAATGTTTTCGTCAGCCGCGATTGCTTCCGAAGCCGTTGAACCGCCGGTGCGCGCGTTCAATGTGTTCTTCGGATTAGGAATTCCTTCGCCCTTGCAATCCGAAGGGTACGACGGCGTTCTCGAACCGCTGTCGGAATTGAAAGACAAGTTGTTGATCATGCGAGGTGTGGACCATGTCCGCTGTGATCAATCAGGAATCAACGCTCACTACGACGGAGCGAGTGCAGCATTCACGGCGACACCACCGAATGGCGAAGCACGAGCTGGCGGTGCCTCGATCGATCAAGTGGTGCGGCGAAGTGCCTATCCCAACGGACAACCCGCGGGCGTTACTCCCACACTTGTCGCCGGGACTTTCTTCCGTCGATCACGAGTAGGAAGATTTGTGCACAGTTACAACGCCGACGGTTCCGTTGCCGCCACCATTCAAGAGCGTCCACGAGACTTGTTCAGCCGAGTGTTTGGATCGATGAAGGGCGAATCGAGCGACGAATCCGAAACCCGAATGAAACAGAGTGTGCTTGATGCAGTCACGGATCAATACAAGTATTTTTGCGGACCCACGTCACCGTTGGGGAACGCGTCTCGACAACGAATTGCCGATCACTTGGACCGCGTTCGCGAGTACGAGCAGCGTGCGTTTGCGGACCGAGCGCTCGATCCAGACGAGAATCGCTCAGCCGTCAAGCTTCCGCCCGCATCCAAGGTTGCTCACGGAGGAAAAGCCGACCCCGGTGGCGAAGGCTTGGACATGGCTCTCGACGAACTGACGCACGAATGGCGATTGATGGCAGACCTTTACGCGTTGGCCGTTGAAATGGATCGCGTAAGATTCGGATCGCTCACCTTCCTGGCCGCGGGTGAACGCTTACGAATGACCGGTGATTATCATTACAACAACGAGCATCGCTTTACCTTCAATGATTCCCAACAACTAGGCGCCGGAGGCAGTGGAGGATGCAGTCACGAGTTCTGGCATCGCTTCACCGAGAAAAAAAAGAACGAGGCGTTGCGTGCTCATGCTCACATGAAGATGCGCGAGGTGGCTTACTTTTTGAAGAAGCTCGATGCGGTCCAGGAGCCCAACGGAAAGTCGATCCTGCAGAATTCGATGCTGACGATTTCTACGGAATCCGGCGATGGTCGCCACAGCGACGTTAAACGAGAATTGTCCGGAGTCTTTCATGCGATCACGGAGGCGAATGGTCGTTTCAAAAGCGGAAAGATCATTGACGCGGGACGCGAGGGGATCGACATCTACAACACGATGTTGCAGCGGATGGGTGCCCAAGACAAACTGGGACCGGACGACCGCGAATTACAAACGGTCGAGTCCATCCTTGCCTAG
- a CDS encoding M24 family metallopeptidase: MKINRAHIMAGYASHNASLFRRLGVSLGDPAAWIKLDERAIALVRDLEMDRVRAHSRADKVTCPAENSPPAGLSPDRETATAEAAVQILRGAKIEEVTTDRTLPFIFAWHLQQAEIIIRYDPNYGVIDRRTKTDAEIMALRQAQAHTESVMRMVCERIARSDTNDQGQLVHDGEVLTSEGLRKFAAVEFMQLGCSMSHGGIVATVPQVADCHHSGTGPLVTGHPVVVDLFPRDDASGYWGDCTRTVVHGTPTDEVIKMHAAVIEAKQAAIDSLVGGNTADRVHRASESVLKRHGYKPSRGKITDEPSIQHGTGHGVGLELHEPILLDAEGGEILEGEVFTVEPGLYGRTDGGVRVEDMLVVTDGEPVNLNTLPEGLDWA; encoded by the coding sequence ATGAAAATCAACCGCGCACACATCATGGCTGGCTACGCCAGTCATAACGCATCGCTGTTTCGCCGGTTAGGTGTTTCGCTGGGTGATCCCGCCGCTTGGATCAAGCTCGACGAGCGAGCCATCGCCTTGGTGCGAGATTTGGAAATGGATCGAGTCCGCGCTCATTCGCGTGCCGACAAGGTAACGTGCCCCGCCGAAAATTCACCGCCGGCGGGTCTGAGTCCTGACCGCGAAACCGCAACCGCCGAGGCCGCCGTTCAGATCCTTCGCGGAGCCAAAATTGAAGAGGTGACGACGGATCGAACGTTGCCGTTCATTTTTGCGTGGCACCTTCAGCAGGCTGAGATCATCATTCGGTACGACCCTAACTACGGTGTCATCGACCGACGTACCAAAACGGACGCGGAAATCATGGCACTTAGACAGGCCCAAGCGCATACGGAAAGCGTGATGCGAATGGTTTGCGAACGGATCGCTCGGTCGGACACCAACGATCAAGGCCAACTGGTGCATGATGGCGAGGTGTTGACCAGTGAAGGATTGCGCAAGTTCGCTGCGGTTGAATTTATGCAACTCGGTTGCAGCATGAGTCACGGTGGAATCGTTGCTACGGTTCCACAGGTTGCTGACTGCCATCATTCCGGCACTGGGCCATTGGTGACCGGCCATCCCGTCGTCGTGGATTTGTTCCCGAGAGACGACGCGTCGGGTTATTGGGGAGACTGCACTCGTACCGTGGTGCATGGCACGCCCACTGACGAAGTGATCAAGATGCATGCTGCAGTCATCGAGGCAAAGCAAGCCGCCATCGATTCACTGGTCGGCGGCAACACGGCCGATCGAGTTCACAGAGCTTCCGAATCGGTGCTCAAACGTCACGGGTACAAACCATCGCGCGGTAAGATCACTGACGAACCAAGTATTCAACACGGGACTGGGCATGGTGTGGGGCTAGAACTGCACGAACCAATTTTGTTAGATGCCGAAGGCGGCGAGATCCTCGAGGGTGAAGTGTTTACGGTAGAGCCAGGCTTGTACGGTCGAACTGATGGTGGCGTCCGGGTCGAAGACATGTTGGTCGTGACCGATGGCGAACCAGTGAACCTGAACACACTTCCCGAAGGCCTGGATTGGGCATAA